The Serratia rhizosphaerae genome has a segment encoding these proteins:
- a CDS encoding substrate-binding domain-containing protein has product MHKIYPSLIAALVLSSASGAAQAKDVTVMISGGFKAALEKLAPQYETQSGNHIILVSGPSMGKSAQAIPNRLARGEKTDVVIMVGDALENLEKERWLQPGSRVELADSPIGVVVKQGQPKPDISSRDALRATLLQAGSVAYSDSASGRYVSSRLFDTLGIAAQMKDKAHKVERVPVAGEVAGGKYALGFQQVSELLPVPGVTFIGELPDSVQYITRFAGAVTAHADHRQEGKALLDFLSSPTAQQTIAATGLKSVPAVQTVQLRDAVQ; this is encoded by the coding sequence ATGCATAAAATTTATCCTTCCCTGATCGCCGCGCTGGTGCTTTCCTCCGCCAGCGGCGCCGCACAGGCCAAAGACGTCACGGTGATGATTTCAGGCGGTTTTAAGGCCGCGCTGGAAAAACTGGCGCCGCAGTATGAAACCCAAAGCGGCAACCACATTATTCTGGTATCCGGGCCGTCGATGGGAAAATCCGCCCAGGCGATCCCTAACCGCCTGGCGCGCGGCGAAAAAACCGATGTGGTGATCATGGTGGGCGATGCGCTGGAAAACCTGGAAAAAGAGCGCTGGCTGCAGCCGGGTTCACGCGTGGAGCTGGCCGATTCACCGATTGGCGTGGTGGTCAAACAGGGGCAGCCGAAGCCCGATATCAGCAGCCGCGACGCGCTGCGTGCCACCCTGCTGCAGGCCGGCTCCGTGGCCTATTCCGACAGCGCCAGCGGCCGCTACGTCAGCAGCCGGCTGTTTGACACGCTGGGCATTGCAGCGCAGATGAAAGATAAGGCGCATAAGGTGGAGCGCGTCCCGGTAGCGGGCGAAGTGGCAGGCGGTAAATACGCGCTCGGTTTTCAGCAGGTCAGCGAGCTGCTGCCGGTTCCCGGCGTGACCTTTATCGGCGAGCTGCCGGACAGCGTGCAGTACATCACCCGCTTTGCCGGCGCGGTGACGGCGCACGCGGATCATCGTCAGGAAGGGAAAGCGCTGCTGGATTTCCTCTCTTCACCAACGGCGCAGCAGACCATTGCCGCGACCGGGCTTAAATCTGTTCCGGCCGTGCAGACCGTTCAGCTGCGAGATGCCGTTCAGTGA
- a CDS encoding fumarylacetoacetate hydrolase family protein: MTIALNPANTLPEDGTRGCLIGRAWVPGPCPGPSPVVIRGDDVFDISQQAATVAGLLELENPGDVIRQTKGRHIGSLCELLANGGDAPDPARPYLLSPIDLQVIKAAGVTFVDSMLERVIEEQAAGDGELASGLRARIYDLTGPDLRAVKPGSERAVALKQLLIERGLWSQYLEVGIGPDAEIFTKAPVLASVGTGAAIGIHPHSGWNNPEPEVVLLVNSRGRIQGATLGNDVNLRDFEGRSALLLSKAKDNNASCAIGPFIRLFDDSFTLDHVRNCEVELTVQGEEGFQLHGLSAMSAISRDPEELVRQTLNASHQYPDGFALFLGTLFAPTQDRDRPGAGFTHRPGDIVTIGTPMLGALRNRVTTSDQAPPWTFGLRALFDNLSRRRLL; this comes from the coding sequence ATGACCATCGCTCTGAATCCTGCAAACACCCTGCCCGAAGACGGAACCCGCGGCTGCCTGATCGGCCGCGCCTGGGTTCCCGGCCCCTGTCCCGGTCCTTCGCCGGTGGTTATTCGCGGCGACGACGTCTTCGATATTTCGCAACAGGCTGCCACCGTCGCCGGACTTCTGGAACTGGAAAACCCCGGGGATGTGATACGCCAGACAAAGGGACGCCATATCGGCTCACTTTGTGAGCTGCTGGCCAACGGCGGCGATGCGCCGGACCCTGCGCGCCCGTACCTGCTATCCCCCATCGACCTGCAGGTGATTAAGGCCGCCGGGGTCACCTTCGTCGACAGCATGCTGGAGCGGGTGATCGAGGAACAGGCCGCCGGTGACGGTGAGCTGGCCAGCGGCCTGCGGGCCCGCATCTACGATCTCACCGGCCCGGACCTGCGGGCGGTCAAACCCGGCTCCGAACGGGCCGTCGCCCTGAAGCAGTTGCTGATTGAACGCGGCCTGTGGTCCCAGTATCTGGAAGTCGGCATTGGCCCCGACGCCGAGATCTTTACCAAGGCGCCGGTGCTGGCCAGCGTCGGCACCGGCGCCGCCATCGGCATTCATCCCCATTCCGGCTGGAATAACCCGGAGCCGGAAGTGGTGCTGCTGGTTAACAGTCGCGGCCGGATTCAGGGGGCGACGCTGGGCAACGACGTCAACCTGCGTGACTTCGAAGGGCGCAGCGCGCTGCTGCTCAGCAAAGCCAAGGACAATAATGCCTCCTGCGCCATCGGCCCCTTTATTCGCCTGTTCGATGACAGCTTTACCCTGGATCACGTACGCAACTGCGAGGTGGAACTGACGGTTCAGGGCGAAGAGGGTTTCCAGCTTCACGGACTGAGCGCCATGAGCGCCATTAGCCGCGATCCTGAAGAGCTGGTCAGGCAGACCCTGAACGCCAGCCACCAGTATCCCGACGGCTTTGCGCTGTTCCTGGGCACGCTGTTCGCTCCCACCCAGGACCGGGATCGCCCCGGCGCCGGTTTTACCCACCGGCCCGGCGATATCGTCACTATCGGCACGCCGATGCTGGGCGCTTTGCGCAATCGGGTCACCACCAGCGACCAGGCACCGCCCTGGACCTTCGGTCTGCGCGCGCTGTTCGACAATCTGAGCCGGCGCCGCCTGCTGTAA
- a CDS encoding sugar ABC transporter ATP-binding protein: MSEQLAHSAAADVIIETRDVSRLYPGVTALDRVNYRVYRNRVNVLIGENGAGKSTMMKLLAGVESPSSGEILLNGETVTLSSTQQAERHGISIIFQELNLFPNMNVMDNIFIGNEFFQRGVINEKYQYALAKSLLERLELDVDPYAPLGELGIGHQQLVEIARALSKDTQVLLMDEPTSALSQSEVKVLFKVIEQLKRRGVTIIYISHRLEELMEIGDHITIFRDGRFISEREVSDASVPWIIEQMVGDKKKHFDYSPAPQQETVLQVDGLTALHPNGGYRLNDVTFALRKGEVIGIYGLLGAGRTELFKGLIGMLPCQQGRVALHGEDISRLNFQARLKKGIALVPEDRQGEGVVQLMSIKTNMTLSDLSLKGFRRALRPLSPSQEQHNVDDMVRQLAIKVSDSELPITSLSGGNQQKVVLGKALMTGPEVVLLDEPTRGIDVGAKTDVYHLIGKLAHEGLAVMFSSSELDEVMALADRILVMADGRITADLPRAAVTREKLISASTPHD, translated from the coding sequence ATGAGCGAGCAATTGGCGCACTCCGCCGCGGCGGATGTGATTATCGAGACCCGCGACGTCTCCCGTTTGTACCCCGGGGTAACGGCGCTCGATCGGGTTAACTACCGGGTCTACCGCAACAGGGTCAATGTGTTGATCGGGGAAAACGGCGCCGGTAAATCAACCATGATGAAACTGCTGGCGGGCGTGGAATCGCCCTCTTCCGGCGAAATTCTGCTGAACGGGGAAACGGTGACACTGTCGTCGACGCAGCAGGCGGAGCGACACGGCATCAGCATTATTTTCCAGGAGCTGAATCTGTTCCCCAATATGAATGTGATGGACAACATCTTTATCGGCAATGAGTTTTTCCAGCGGGGCGTGATTAATGAGAAGTACCAGTATGCGCTGGCCAAATCGCTGCTGGAGCGCCTTGAGCTGGACGTTGACCCTTATGCGCCGCTGGGTGAGCTGGGCATCGGCCATCAGCAACTGGTCGAGATTGCGCGTGCGCTGTCCAAAGATACCCAGGTGCTGCTGATGGATGAGCCGACCAGCGCCCTGAGCCAGTCGGAAGTCAAAGTGCTGTTCAAGGTGATCGAGCAGCTCAAGCGGCGCGGCGTCACCATAATCTATATCTCTCACCGGCTGGAAGAGCTGATGGAGATTGGCGATCACATCACCATTTTCCGCGACGGGCGCTTTATCAGCGAGCGTGAAGTCAGCGACGCCAGCGTGCCCTGGATCATTGAACAGATGGTGGGCGATAAGAAAAAACATTTTGACTACTCGCCCGCGCCGCAGCAAGAAACGGTGCTGCAGGTTGACGGTTTGACCGCGCTGCACCCGAACGGCGGCTATCGGCTGAATGATGTGACGTTTGCACTGCGTAAAGGCGAGGTGATCGGCATTTACGGCCTGCTGGGCGCCGGCAGAACGGAGCTGTTCAAGGGGCTGATAGGCATGCTGCCCTGTCAGCAGGGACGCGTGGCGCTCCACGGCGAAGATATCAGCCGGCTTAACTTCCAGGCGCGGTTAAAAAAGGGGATCGCGCTGGTGCCGGAAGACCGGCAGGGGGAAGGGGTGGTGCAGCTGATGTCGATCAAAACCAATATGACGCTGTCCGATCTCAGCCTGAAGGGATTCCGGCGCGCCCTGCGGCCGCTGAGCCCGTCGCAGGAGCAGCATAACGTCGACGATATGGTGCGGCAGTTGGCGATCAAGGTGAGCGACAGCGAGCTGCCGATCACCTCGCTCAGCGGCGGCAATCAGCAAAAAGTGGTGCTGGGAAAAGCCTTGATGACCGGCCCCGAGGTGGTGCTGCTGGACGAGCCGACGCGCGGTATCGACGTCGGGGCGAAAACCGATGTGTATCACCTGATCGGCAAACTGGCGCACGAAGGGCTGGCGGTCATGTTCTCTTCGTCGGAACTGGATGAGGTGATGGCCCTGGCCGACCGTATCCTGGTGATGGCCGACGGACGTATTACCGCCGATCTGCCGCGCGCCGCCGTAACGCGGGAAAAATTAATCAGCGCTTCAACGCCGCATGACTGA
- a CDS encoding queuosine precursor transporter — translation METEAEYKLMGFEPNTHMARILIRSSGKVLNIHANDLERSEISQSLSAHEIKALYRHIYMDGLAPKTEYQLQDRNDRSWSTYAVFVLALAIFYQFSNLAAIKPVYISYFDIVVTPGTFIYPFTFLVIDLLNEFYGFRLAKRAILYSVAANVVITLLLYLSTILPVIPGWELNEAYNNFMMQLYVVLFASTMAFITSELSNSWILCKVKAMTHSRHLYLRIFLSTFAASIIDSFVFCLLAFYGKMETSVIVKMAVIQMMIKSVYAVLNVFPAYYARFLYRKYILHTE, via the coding sequence ATGGAAACTGAAGCAGAATATAAACTTATGGGGTTTGAACCCAATACTCATATGGCAAGAATCCTTATACGTTCTTCAGGGAAGGTATTGAACATTCATGCTAACGATCTGGAAAGAAGTGAAATATCGCAAAGTTTGTCTGCACATGAAATCAAGGCGTTATACCGCCATATTTATATGGATGGGCTAGCGCCCAAAACCGAGTATCAGTTGCAGGACCGGAATGACCGCTCCTGGAGCACCTATGCCGTTTTTGTCCTGGCGCTGGCGATATTTTATCAGTTCAGTAATCTGGCGGCGATTAAGCCTGTTTATATTAGCTATTTCGATATTGTGGTGACGCCGGGCACCTTTATTTACCCCTTCACCTTTCTGGTCATTGATCTGCTCAATGAGTTTTATGGCTTCCGCCTGGCCAAGAGGGCCATACTGTACTCGGTCGCAGCAAATGTGGTCATCACCCTGCTGTTATACCTATCGACAATACTTCCTGTCATTCCCGGCTGGGAGCTTAATGAGGCGTATAATAACTTTATGATGCAGCTCTATGTCGTGCTGTTCGCCTCGACCATGGCCTTTATAACCTCTGAGTTATCTAACTCATGGATACTCTGCAAGGTGAAGGCGATGACGCATTCTCGTCATCTGTACCTGCGGATCTTTTTGAGTACCTTTGCGGCGTCCATTATCGACAGCTTTGTTTTCTGCCTGCTGGCCTTTTATGGCAAGATGGAGACCAGCGTCATCGTGAAAATGGCGGTAATACAGATGATGATCAAGTCGGTTTACGCGGTGTTAAACGTATTCCCGGCCTATTATGCGCGTTTCCTCTACAGAAAATATATTCTCCATACTGAGTGA
- a CDS encoding LysR family transcriptional regulator, producing MPVNVDLNGLYAFRALVEYGSFRSAAESICLSQSALSRRIEKLEAALGARLFERTTRRVTLTLYGQTFAERSDQLLANFEEVMADVSKVSQERTGLVTVATVPSAAYYFMPDVIRLFQARYPRVRVKLIDSSVGNVIEAVMNGQADFGICFSGNPLPNTEFLPLVEDAYVAACRRDSPLATRDSLTWREFYQQEYVGLDKVSGNRNLLDQALGDMIPARPSLCETRHVTTLLGMVEAGIGIAAVPAMSMPPAEHSVLMQLPLTEPAVTRTVGLLKRSGRIQSYVAAELEQLITERHLAAERSARPEQI from the coding sequence ATGCCCGTGAATGTTGATCTTAACGGTCTGTATGCGTTTCGCGCGCTGGTCGAATACGGCAGCTTTCGTAGCGCCGCCGAGTCTATCTGCCTGTCCCAGTCGGCCCTGAGCCGCAGAATAGAAAAGCTGGAAGCGGCATTGGGCGCCCGGCTGTTCGAGCGCACCACCCGTCGCGTCACTCTGACGCTGTACGGGCAGACGTTTGCCGAGCGTTCCGACCAGCTGCTGGCGAATTTTGAAGAAGTGATGGCTGACGTCAGTAAAGTCAGTCAGGAGCGGACGGGGCTGGTGACGGTGGCGACGGTGCCCTCGGCGGCGTATTACTTTATGCCTGACGTGATCCGCCTGTTTCAGGCGCGATACCCGCGCGTGCGCGTAAAGCTTATCGACAGCAGCGTCGGCAACGTTATCGAAGCGGTGATGAACGGCCAGGCCGACTTCGGCATCTGTTTCTCCGGCAACCCGCTGCCGAATACGGAGTTTTTACCGCTGGTGGAAGATGCCTATGTGGCCGCCTGCCGGCGCGACAGCCCGTTGGCCACAAGGGATAGCCTCACCTGGCGCGAGTTTTATCAGCAGGAGTATGTGGGATTGGATAAAGTTTCCGGCAACCGCAACCTGCTCGATCAGGCGTTGGGGGATATGATTCCCGCGCGCCCCAGCCTGTGCGAAACCCGGCATGTGACCACCCTGCTGGGAATGGTTGAGGCGGGTATCGGCATTGCCGCCGTGCCCGCCATGTCGATGCCTCCAGCAGAGCACTCCGTGCTGATGCAGCTGCCGCTGACCGAACCGGCGGTAACGCGCACGGTCGGGCTGCTCAAACGCAGCGGACGCATACAGTCCTATGTGGCTGCGGAACTGGAACAACTGATCACTGAACGGCATCTCGCAGCTGAACGGTCTGCACGGCCGGAACAGATTTAA
- a CDS encoding LysR family transcriptional regulator: MSDISFTSFCHWLKFRHLLLIDTLGRTGNMHLAAEQMSLSQPALSKMLREIENQFGFPLFERLPRSMPPTALGGEVVRYAQIALNDARGFVARIDSLRAGGHGHLRVGGIFAATAVALPQAIISIKKRWPLLAIEVVEQTSDHLMEMLKARTLDLAIGRFTEPQQQQLFDFRPMGPEPFCLVVNRRHPLAGQDRRYSLGELLAWPWILYPQGTPIRRQMEEAFATAGVATPHNTVETISMQTFLQVLQGGPMIGMLPEAMAAAHLHGGLLSVLNTDLRLAPQEYGVLTRRSEPLTEIAREFMALLLEPEQEALTET; the protein is encoded by the coding sequence ATGTCTGATATTTCGTTTACCAGCTTCTGTCACTGGCTAAAGTTCCGCCATCTGTTGTTGATAGATACTCTTGGTCGTACCGGGAATATGCATCTGGCGGCCGAACAGATGAGCCTGAGCCAGCCCGCGCTCAGTAAAATGCTCAGGGAGATCGAGAACCAGTTCGGTTTCCCGCTGTTTGAGCGCCTGCCGCGCAGTATGCCGCCCACGGCGCTGGGCGGCGAGGTGGTGCGCTACGCGCAGATTGCGCTCAACGATGCGCGGGGATTTGTGGCGCGCATCGACAGTCTGCGGGCCGGCGGTCACGGACACCTGCGGGTGGGAGGGATCTTCGCCGCCACGGCGGTGGCGCTGCCCCAGGCCATCATCAGTATCAAAAAGCGCTGGCCGCTGCTGGCGATTGAAGTGGTGGAGCAGACCAGCGATCATCTGATGGAAATGCTAAAGGCCCGCACCCTGGACTTGGCCATCGGTCGTTTTACCGAACCTCAACAGCAACAGCTGTTCGACTTCCGCCCGATGGGGCCGGAACCGTTCTGCCTGGTGGTGAATCGCCGCCATCCGCTGGCCGGGCAGGATCGGCGCTACAGCCTGGGAGAACTCCTGGCATGGCCGTGGATCCTCTACCCTCAGGGGACGCCGATCCGTCGCCAGATGGAGGAGGCCTTCGCGACGGCCGGCGTTGCCACGCCACACAATACCGTTGAAACCATCTCGATGCAGACCTTCCTTCAGGTACTACAGGGCGGCCCGATGATCGGCATGCTGCCGGAAGCCATGGCCGCCGCTCATCTGCACGGGGGACTGCTGAGCGTGCTGAACACCGATCTGCGGCTGGCACCGCAGGAATATGGCGTACTGACCCGGCGCAGCGAACCGCTTACCGAGATCGCCCGGGAGTTTATGGCGCTGTTGCTGGAGCCGGAACAGGAAGCGTTGACCGAAACGTAA
- a CDS encoding ABC transporter permease, which produces MSRNYLIYMYLLKARTFIALLIVIGFFSVMVPNFLTPSNLLIMTQHVAITGLLAIGMTLVILTGGIDLSVGAVAGICGMVAGALLTSGVPLWGGNVLFLNVPEVILTVAVFGCLLGLVNGTVITRLGVAPFICTLGMMYVARGAALLFNDGGTYANLVGMAPLGNTGFATLGSGTFLGVYIPIWLMLAFLLFGLYLTRKTPLGRYIYAAGGNESAARLAGVPIVKVKVFVYAFSGLCAALVGLIIASQLQTAHPMTGNMFEMDAIGATVLGGTALAGGRGRVSGSIIGAFVIVFLADGMVMMGVSDFWQMVIKGLVIVTAVVIDQFQQKLQSKVVMLRRHEHKQAMPQAEGSLLR; this is translated from the coding sequence ATGAGCCGTAACTATCTGATCTATATGTATCTGCTGAAGGCGCGCACCTTTATTGCGCTGCTGATCGTCATCGGCTTTTTCAGCGTGATGGTGCCGAACTTCCTGACCCCCTCCAACCTGCTGATCATGACGCAGCACGTGGCGATCACCGGCCTGCTGGCGATCGGCATGACGCTGGTGATTCTGACCGGCGGCATTGACCTGTCCGTCGGCGCCGTAGCGGGCATTTGCGGCATGGTGGCCGGCGCGCTGCTGACCAGCGGCGTACCGCTGTGGGGCGGCAATGTTCTGTTTTTAAACGTGCCGGAGGTGATTTTGACGGTTGCCGTATTCGGCTGCCTGCTTGGCCTGGTAAACGGCACGGTCATTACCCGTCTGGGCGTCGCGCCGTTTATCTGTACGCTGGGCATGATGTATGTGGCGCGCGGTGCGGCACTGCTGTTTAACGACGGCGGCACTTACGCCAATCTGGTGGGGATGGCGCCGCTGGGCAATACCGGTTTTGCCACGCTGGGGTCCGGCACCTTCCTGGGGGTGTATATCCCGATCTGGCTGATGCTGGCCTTTTTGCTGTTTGGCCTGTACCTGACGCGTAAAACTCCGCTCGGCCGCTATATTTATGCCGCGGGCGGCAATGAGTCCGCCGCCCGGTTGGCGGGGGTGCCGATCGTGAAGGTTAAGGTGTTTGTGTATGCCTTTTCCGGGCTGTGTGCGGCGCTGGTGGGGTTGATTATCGCGTCGCAACTGCAAACCGCCCACCCGATGACCGGCAATATGTTTGAAATGGACGCCATCGGCGCCACGGTGCTTGGCGGCACCGCGCTGGCGGGAGGGCGCGGTCGCGTATCGGGGTCGATCATCGGCGCTTTCGTGATCGTTTTCCTGGCGGATGGCATGGTGATGATGGGGGTGAGCGATTTTTGGCAGATGGTGATCAAGGGGCTGGTGATCGTCACGGCGGTGGTTATCGACCAGTTCCAGCAGAAGCTGCAAAGCAAAGTCGTGATGCTGCGCCGTCATGAACATAAACAGGCCATGCCGCAGGCGGAAGGATCGCTATTGCGCTGA
- a CDS encoding MFS transporter encodes MHSSTSPMTARGRAGAILRVTSGNFLEQFDFFLFGFYATYIAHTFFPASSEFASLMMTFAVFGAGFLMRPIGAVVLGAYIDKVGRRKGLIVTLSIMAAGTFLIVLIPSYQSIGLWAPLLVLIGRLLQGFSAGAELGGVSVYLAEIATPGRKGFYTSWQSGSQQVAIMVAAAIGFALNAALEESAIREWGWRIPFLLGCAIVPFIFVLRRRLEETEEFSARRNHLAMRQVFRTLLANWQVVIAGMLMVAMTTTAFYLITVYAPTFGKKVLMLSASDSLLVTLLVAISNFIWLPVGGALSDRFGRKPVLVAMTLLALATAYPALALLAATPTFSMMLSVLLWLSFIYGLYNGAMIPALTEIMPAEVRVAGFSLAYSLATAVFGGFTPVISTALIEFTGDKASPGYWMSFAAVCALLATLYLYRRRTLTLQTSH; translated from the coding sequence ATGCACTCATCGACCTCACCCATGACCGCCCGGGGACGCGCCGGCGCGATACTGCGCGTAACCTCAGGCAACTTTCTTGAGCAGTTTGATTTCTTCCTGTTCGGGTTTTATGCCACCTACATCGCCCACACCTTTTTCCCGGCCAGCAGTGAGTTTGCCTCACTGATGATGACCTTCGCCGTCTTCGGCGCAGGCTTTCTGATGCGCCCTATCGGCGCGGTGGTGCTGGGCGCCTACATCGATAAAGTCGGCCGCCGTAAGGGGCTGATCGTCACGCTGTCGATCATGGCCGCCGGCACCTTTCTGATTGTGCTGATCCCGTCTTATCAGAGCATCGGGCTGTGGGCGCCGCTGCTGGTGCTGATCGGGCGTCTGCTGCAGGGCTTCTCCGCCGGCGCGGAGCTGGGCGGCGTTTCGGTGTATCTGGCGGAAATCGCCACGCCGGGCCGCAAGGGGTTTTACACCAGTTGGCAGTCCGGCAGCCAGCAGGTTGCCATTATGGTGGCGGCGGCGATCGGCTTTGCCCTGAATGCGGCGCTGGAAGAGAGCGCGATTCGTGAATGGGGCTGGCGCATACCGTTCCTGCTGGGCTGCGCCATCGTGCCCTTTATCTTTGTTTTACGCCGCAGGCTGGAAGAAACCGAGGAATTCAGCGCCCGCCGTAACCACCTGGCGATGCGGCAGGTTTTCCGCACGCTGCTCGCCAACTGGCAGGTGGTTATCGCCGGTATGCTGATGGTGGCGATGACCACCACCGCCTTTTACCTGATTACCGTCTATGCGCCGACCTTCGGCAAAAAAGTGCTGATGCTGAGCGCCTCCGACAGCCTGCTGGTGACGCTGCTGGTCGCCATTTCAAACTTCATCTGGCTGCCGGTAGGCGGCGCCCTGTCGGATCGCTTCGGCCGTAAGCCGGTTCTGGTGGCAATGACGCTGCTGGCGCTGGCCACCGCCTATCCGGCGCTGGCGCTGTTGGCCGCCACCCCCACCTTCTCGATGATGCTGAGCGTACTGCTGTGGCTGTCCTTTATTTACGGCCTGTACAACGGCGCCATGATCCCGGCCCTGACGGAAATTATGCCGGCGGAAGTACGGGTCGCCGGTTTTTCTCTGGCTTACAGCCTGGCGACGGCGGTATTCGGCGGTTTTACGCCGGTGATCTCCACCGCGCTGATCGAATTCACCGGGGATAAAGCCTCGCCGGGCTACTGGATGAGCTTTGCCGCCGTGTGCGCCCTGTTGGCGACGCTGTATCTGTACCGCCGTCGCACCTTGACCCTGCAAACCTCACATTAA
- a CDS encoding helix-turn-helix domain-containing protein, with protein MFGAEKSSLLRANLEHLLRSKGETQVSVSESTGLNRTTIFKILDGRVASVQKQTLRKISDFFGVTMYELQHVDIATAEKIDASISVHGNMNAAALPIIPLTSLIEQINAGRSVGELTLSWPLTYYYGHGPNLIAVAMDKNPPVRYRCGDMLIIRKGIYKSTSLKLLFKSNAGFFTDALACVDEVDTGVIVLGDILEERYGN; from the coding sequence ATGTTTGGTGCGGAAAAAAGCAGTTTATTGCGTGCAAATCTGGAGCATTTGCTCCGTAGTAAAGGCGAAACACAGGTTTCTGTCAGTGAAAGCACCGGGCTTAATCGTACAACAATCTTTAAGATATTGGACGGCCGCGTTGCCAGCGTACAGAAACAGACGCTGCGTAAAATATCCGACTTTTTCGGCGTCACCATGTATGAGCTGCAGCATGTAGATATTGCGACAGCGGAAAAAATCGATGCCAGTATTTCCGTTCATGGCAATATGAATGCGGCGGCGCTGCCCATAATTCCCCTGACATCACTGATTGAGCAGATAAACGCCGGGCGTTCCGTCGGGGAGCTGACGCTGTCCTGGCCACTGACCTACTACTATGGCCATGGGCCGAACCTGATTGCCGTGGCAATGGATAAAAATCCGCCGGTGCGCTACCGGTGCGGGGATATGCTTATTATTCGCAAAGGCATCTATAAAAGCACCAGTCTAAAGCTGCTGTTTAAGAGTAATGCGGGATTCTTTACTGATGCACTGGCCTGCGTGGACGAGGTCGATACAGGGGTTATCGTATTAGGAGATATTCTTGAAGAACGTTATGGAAACTGA
- a CDS encoding carbohydrate binding domain-containing protein yields the protein MNTQVQSGKKVDLVIVIDTSGSMADEAKALSAALDKAVEEARKSCPSDLRVEFLGIEGTFTGTKFDKTVHNYLTTTAGADGNTLKGRKRDSVANAGAQEDVARAVEDISTHFDWRAGAEKNVFVLGDESLEGGEMILDAARIKACNDAIATALRNGAKVHTYLGTPHATTPYPTPEDEEANIKEYKRLALRTGGEHYIYTKGIADFTQVLKDTICASKIPQQESIEDKKDEADKLEGKAPSEGDKPTGNGSNLCEQLPEIVKAVNTLADVLKGLVEACGPGNAGNAEKSGCKCHEHAAPVETPPSPPAPEPTPVPPPFSESTDFTGDQLNNWQFGPATPEHEFYTEDGKSLIRFPTTNVKGRTHNGVLLYKKYTELQPGKRYRFSIRARRDNDYKVIPELSLRVAGSDITPLTTLKNKGEWLTLTGEFTAAQGENLLEIFSHKASGDGNDFSITDIKVEEI from the coding sequence ATGAATACACAGGTGCAAAGCGGTAAGAAAGTCGATCTGGTGATCGTCATTGATACCAGCGGTTCAATGGCCGATGAGGCAAAGGCGCTGAGCGCGGCGCTGGACAAGGCCGTAGAGGAAGCCCGTAAATCTTGCCCTTCTGATTTACGGGTCGAATTTTTGGGGATTGAAGGCACATTCACCGGCACCAAGTTTGATAAAACGGTGCATAACTACCTCACGACAACCGCCGGAGCAGATGGCAATACGTTAAAAGGACGCAAGCGGGACAGCGTAGCGAATGCCGGCGCGCAGGAAGATGTGGCTCGCGCGGTAGAAGATATCAGCACCCATTTTGACTGGCGCGCCGGTGCAGAAAAGAACGTGTTCGTATTAGGCGATGAGAGCCTGGAAGGCGGAGAAATGATTCTGGATGCAGCGCGTATCAAAGCCTGCAATGATGCCATCGCTACCGCGCTGAGAAACGGCGCCAAAGTACATACCTACCTGGGCACCCCACACGCCACCACGCCGTATCCGACGCCGGAAGATGAAGAAGCCAATATCAAGGAATACAAACGGCTGGCGTTGCGCACCGGCGGTGAGCACTATATCTATACCAAAGGCATCGCCGATTTTACCCAGGTGCTGAAAGATACCATCTGCGCCAGTAAAATCCCGCAGCAAGAGAGCATTGAGGATAAAAAAGACGAAGCCGATAAGCTGGAAGGCAAAGCGCCGTCAGAAGGCGATAAACCAACAGGCAACGGCAGCAACCTGTGCGAGCAACTGCCGGAAATTGTAAAAGCGGTAAATACATTGGCGGACGTGCTGAAAGGTTTGGTTGAAGCCTGCGGACCGGGTAATGCAGGCAATGCGGAGAAATCCGGATGCAAGTGCCATGAACACGCCGCACCGGTTGAAACGCCGCCGTCCCCGCCAGCCCCGGAGCCAACCCCCGTCCCCCCGCCGTTCTCAGAATCAACGGACTTCACAGGGGATCAGTTAAATAACTGGCAATTTGGCCCCGCAACGCCTGAGCATGAGTTTTACACCGAAGATGGAAAAAGCCTGATACGTTTCCCGACCACCAATGTCAAAGGCAGAACACATAACGGCGTATTGCTGTATAAAAAATACACCGAACTGCAGCCAGGAAAGCGCTATCGTTTCAGCATACGGGCGCGCCGGGATAACGACTATAAAGTGATCCCGGAACTGTCGCTGCGTGTTGCAGGCAGTGACATTACGCCGTTGACAACATTAAAAAACAAAGGCGAGTGGTTAACCCTCACAGGGGAATTCACCGCCGCACAGGGCGAAAATCTGCTGGAAATATTCAGCCATAAAGCGAGCGGCGACGGCAATGATTTCAGCATCACCGACATTAAGGTAGAAGAGATCTGA